The following are encoded together in the Variovorax sp. PBS-H4 genome:
- a CDS encoding RidA family protein — translation MCANKITPINPADLAQPGGHYSHGTVANGFVFVSGQLPITSAGEKLVDASFSVQARQVLENVGTVLTACGSGIANLVQVRVYIDGIDNWPEFNRIYAEWAGSSQPSRAVVSTSQLHYGLKVEVEAVALQGS, via the coding sequence ATGTGCGCCAACAAGATAACCCCGATCAACCCTGCTGACCTTGCGCAACCGGGCGGTCATTACTCGCATGGAACCGTCGCCAACGGATTCGTCTTTGTTTCCGGTCAACTCCCCATCACATCGGCGGGAGAAAAGCTCGTGGACGCGAGTTTTTCGGTACAGGCCCGGCAGGTCCTGGAGAACGTCGGGACCGTCCTGACGGCCTGCGGCAGCGGCATCGCCAACCTGGTTCAGGTTCGCGTCTATATCGACGGCATAGACAACTGGCCCGAGTTCAACAGGATCTATGCCGAGTGGGCGGGAAGCAGTCAGCCCAGTCGGGCAGTGGTATCGACCAGCCAACTCCACTATGGGCTCAAGGTGGAAGTCGAAGCCGTGGCGCTGCAGGGTTCCTGA
- a CDS encoding electron transfer flavoprotein subunit alpha/FixB family protein — MTALVIAEHDNSSLKGATFNTVTAALACGGEVHVLVAGHNTSDAAEAAAGIAGVAKVIRADSEAFAHGLAENVAAQVVALAGGYSHILFPATASGKNIAPRVAAVLEAGQISEVTKIHCADTFERPIYAGNAIATVQSLTEKSVITVRTTGFDPAAATGGSAAIEQIATVSASSKSTFVSAELVKSDRPELTAAKIIVSGGRALGSSEKFIEVMMPLADKLGAAIGASRAAVDAGYAANDLQVGQTGKIVAPQLYIAAGISGAIQHLAGMKDSKVIVAINKDPEAPIFAVADYGLEADLFTAVPELTKAL; from the coding sequence ATGACCGCTCTCGTCATTGCCGAGCACGACAACTCCAGCCTCAAGGGCGCCACCTTCAATACCGTGACCGCGGCGCTCGCTTGCGGCGGCGAGGTGCACGTCCTCGTAGCAGGGCACAACACGAGCGATGCCGCCGAGGCCGCGGCGGGCATCGCGGGCGTGGCCAAGGTGATCCGCGCCGACAGCGAGGCCTTCGCACATGGCCTAGCCGAGAACGTCGCCGCGCAGGTGGTCGCGCTGGCCGGCGGCTACAGCCACATCCTCTTTCCGGCGACGGCTAGCGGGAAGAACATTGCGCCCCGCGTCGCAGCGGTGCTGGAAGCGGGGCAGATCTCGGAGGTGACCAAGATCCACTGCGCCGACACCTTCGAGCGCCCCATTTACGCAGGCAACGCTATCGCGACGGTGCAGAGCCTGACCGAGAAGAGCGTGATCACTGTGCGCACCACCGGCTTCGATCCGGCGGCGGCCACCGGCGGCAGTGCGGCCATCGAGCAGATCGCGACCGTATCCGCCAGCAGCAAGAGCACCTTCGTGAGCGCCGAACTCGTCAAGAGTGACCGGCCGGAGTTGACTGCGGCCAAGATCATCGTGTCCGGCGGAAGAGCGCTGGGCAGCAGCGAGAAGTTCATCGAGGTCATGATGCCATTGGCCGACAAGCTGGGCGCGGCCATCGGCGCGAGCCGTGCGGCGGTGGACGCGGGCTACGCTGCGAACGACCTGCAGGTGGGCCAGACCGGCAAGATCGTGGCACCGCAGCTTTACATCGCAGCAGGCATTTCCGGCGCGATCCAGCATCTGGCGGGCATGAAGGACTCCAAGGTGATCGTGGCGATCAACAAAGACCCGGAGGCCCCGATCTTCGCCGTCGCCGACTACGGACTGGAAGCGGATCTGTTCACGGCCGTGCCGGAACTGACCAAGGCGCTGTAG
- a CDS encoding electron transfer flavoprotein subunit beta/FixA family protein, which yields MKILVAVKRVVDYNVKVRVKSDHTGVDIANVKMSMNPFDEIAVEEAVRLKEKGAAIEIVAVSCGPARCEETLRTAMAIGADRGILVETTEELQPLAVAKLLKALVDREQPGLVILGKQAIDDDCNQTGQMLAALADLPQATFASKVEIAEGKATVTREVDGGLETISVSLPAVVTTDLRLNEPRYVTLPNIMKAKKKPLETVKPEDLGVALKPYLKTLKVTEPAKRSAGIKVPDVAALVQKLKTEAKVI from the coding sequence ATGAAGATCCTTGTCGCTGTCAAACGCGTGGTCGACTACAACGTGAAGGTCCGGGTGAAATCGGACCACACGGGCGTGGACATCGCCAACGTGAAGATGAGCATGAACCCCTTCGACGAAATCGCCGTCGAAGAGGCCGTGCGCTTGAAGGAAAAGGGTGCGGCTATCGAGATCGTTGCCGTCTCCTGCGGGCCGGCGCGGTGCGAGGAAACGCTGCGCACGGCCATGGCCATCGGTGCCGATCGCGGCATTCTTGTCGAAACGACCGAAGAGCTTCAGCCTCTGGCCGTAGCCAAGCTGCTCAAGGCTCTGGTGGACAGAGAGCAGCCCGGGCTTGTGATTCTGGGCAAGCAAGCAATTGACGATGACTGCAATCAGACCGGCCAGATGCTCGCCGCGCTGGCGGACCTGCCGCAGGCCACTTTCGCCTCCAAGGTCGAAATCGCTGAAGGCAAGGCCACGGTCACGCGGGAAGTCGACGGCGGCCTGGAAACCATCTCGGTCAGCTTGCCCGCCGTCGTCACCACCGACCTTCGCCTGAACGAGCCGCGCTACGTGACGCTGCCCAACATCATGAAGGCCAAGAAGAAGCCGCTCGAGACCGTGAAGCCCGAGGACCTCGGCGTCGCGCTCAAGCCGTACTTGAAGACCCTCAAGGTCACCGAACCTGCGAAGCGCTCGGCTGGCATCAAAGTGCCCGACGTGGCCGCGCTGGTGCAAAAACTCAAGACCGAAGCCAAGGTGATCTGA
- a CDS encoding Bug family tripartite tricarboxylate transporter substrate binding protein, producing MKHLVSLLFALAVSAMSPATHAADKFPTKPVRIIVPYSAGGPVDIITRGLSARLSEEWKVSAVVDNKPGANEIIGASEMLRSPADGYTLLMATDSAFSQNQYLYEKLAYDPEAMVPITRLALANLVLFVPVDFPASNVREFIAYVRANPQRVNYGSAGIGNITHLSMAYVEKSKGLRMTHVPYKGLAPVIQDMLAGQVQAAFGVPSAVEPYVKAGKLKALGISGSQRAKVLPSVPTFTESGFPDIQSNLNMGLFAPRGTPAEVVDTVAGTVRKILLEPEFRTKYIDNVAFEVAASTPQEFSAFIAKDKPLQKARIEMSGAKLD from the coding sequence ATGAAGCACCTCGTCTCCTTACTCTTCGCCCTGGCCGTCTCGGCAATGTCTCCCGCCACGCATGCGGCGGACAAGTTCCCGACCAAGCCGGTCCGCATCATCGTTCCCTATTCGGCGGGTGGTCCGGTCGACATCATCACGCGTGGCCTGAGCGCACGGCTTTCTGAGGAGTGGAAGGTCAGCGCAGTGGTCGACAACAAGCCCGGCGCTAACGAGATCATCGGCGCAAGCGAAATGCTGCGGTCGCCTGCTGACGGCTACACCCTACTGATGGCGACTGACTCGGCCTTCTCCCAGAACCAGTATCTCTACGAGAAGCTCGCCTACGATCCCGAGGCGATGGTTCCGATCACCCGCCTCGCGTTAGCGAACCTCGTGCTCTTCGTTCCGGTCGACTTTCCGGCGTCCAACGTGCGTGAGTTCATTGCCTACGTGCGTGCGAACCCGCAGCGAGTCAACTACGGATCGGCAGGAATCGGCAATATCACTCATCTGTCGATGGCCTACGTGGAGAAGAGCAAGGGGTTGCGCATGACGCATGTTCCCTACAAGGGACTGGCGCCAGTCATCCAGGACATGCTCGCGGGACAGGTTCAGGCTGCGTTCGGCGTGCCTTCTGCAGTCGAACCCTACGTTAAGGCGGGCAAGCTCAAGGCGCTTGGCATTTCGGGATCGCAAAGAGCGAAGGTACTGCCATCGGTTCCAACTTTCACGGAAAGCGGGTTTCCGGATATCCAGTCGAACCTGAACATGGGTCTTTTCGCGCCGCGCGGCACACCGGCGGAGGTGGTGGATACAGTCGCAGGCACGGTGCGCAAAATCCTCCTGGAGCCGGAGTTCCGGACCAAGTACATCGACAACGTCGCGTTCGAAGTCGCTGCAAGCACCCCTCAAGAGTTCAGCGCCTTCATTGCAAAGGACAAGCCGTTGCAGAAGGCGAGGATCGAGATGTCCGGCGCCAAGCTCGACTGA
- a CDS encoding ornithine cyclodeaminase family protein: MNDNRTPAEVALLGEDDVAAVVTPQDAMREMRAVFESMARQEARNFPVVRERLRGEDSVFGVKSAYDATRGILGLKAGGYFPLPGEGGGHRSSIVLFDAQSSALRAVVSGNLVTRLRTAAAAALSIELLARADTRTLAVIGAGAQAEAHVRAALLVRPFSRVLVWSRTAPRAAALAARLSNLDCPVEVASHARDAVSVADVVITLTPSTQPVVEDAWVRAGTHLVCMGADTAGKQELEMSILQRAAIYTDSPEQAISIGECQSAARSTQGPPLAILGTLGDILIGRVRARVANEITVYDGTGVAAQDLAMASLVLERRPRGEIVTPAPTRAGQVQSSTGGTS; the protein is encoded by the coding sequence ATGAACGACAACCGCACGCCTGCTGAGGTTGCATTGCTGGGCGAGGATGATGTCGCCGCGGTGGTGACGCCACAAGACGCCATGCGCGAGATGCGGGCAGTCTTCGAATCAATGGCCCGGCAGGAAGCCCGCAACTTTCCCGTGGTGCGAGAGCGTCTGCGCGGCGAGGACAGCGTGTTCGGCGTGAAGAGTGCGTACGACGCGACGAGGGGTATCCTGGGGCTCAAGGCGGGAGGCTACTTTCCGTTGCCTGGAGAAGGCGGCGGTCACCGATCCTCGATCGTCTTGTTCGATGCACAGAGCAGCGCCCTGCGCGCCGTCGTGAGCGGCAACCTCGTTACGCGGCTGCGAACAGCGGCGGCGGCGGCTTTGTCCATCGAGCTTCTGGCGCGCGCCGATACGCGTACGCTGGCTGTAATCGGCGCGGGGGCGCAGGCGGAGGCCCATGTCCGGGCGGCACTCCTTGTGCGTCCGTTCTCGCGCGTACTCGTCTGGAGCCGGACCGCGCCGCGGGCGGCCGCGCTGGCGGCACGCCTTTCGAATCTCGATTGCCCCGTCGAGGTGGCCTCCCACGCACGGGACGCCGTCTCGGTGGCGGACGTTGTGATCACCCTCACGCCGTCGACCCAGCCCGTCGTGGAGGACGCTTGGGTTCGAGCGGGCACACACCTCGTGTGCATGGGCGCCGACACTGCCGGAAAGCAGGAGCTCGAGATGAGCATCCTTCAGCGTGCCGCCATTTATACCGACTCGCCGGAACAGGCCATCTCCATTGGCGAGTGCCAGAGCGCGGCACGTTCGACGCAAGGCCCGCCGCTGGCAATTCTCGGGACCCTCGGCGACATATTGATCGGGCGCGTGCGCGCGCGCGTCGCCAACGAGATCACCGTGTATGACGGCACGGGCGTTGCGGCTCAAGACCTGGCAATGGCTTCCCTGGTCCTCGAGCGGCGCCCCCGCGGCGAGATCGTCACGCCAGCCCCCACCCGGGCTGGGCAGGTTCAATCATCCACCGGAGGAACATCATGA
- a CDS encoding enoyl-CoA hydratase/isomerase family protein: MKPVDKVLFELRGHTALLTLNDPDRRNALSREIVRGLLSALERSLQAGARAIVLAAEGSAFCAGANIDDLRDGWMEGKDPDEDPALLFRRLWQLDLPVIAAVHGPALGGGMELLLACDLAVASDAAWFAMPELGHGVIPNSAVALLPRTVGWRQAMDLVLTRRRVSAVEAQALGLVNRLVSPETVLEAALELAEDIVGKAPPGALAAAKANLRAHSPVAWERVLASPLDVPRSEWQEGLNAFTERRPASFERFWASIAERSAAVNSKEAGT, translated from the coding sequence ATGAAGCCCGTCGACAAGGTCCTGTTCGAGTTGCGCGGACACACGGCGCTTCTTACGCTGAATGACCCGGACCGACGCAACGCGTTGTCGCGTGAAATCGTCCGCGGCCTTCTCAGCGCTCTAGAACGCAGCTTGCAGGCGGGTGCGCGCGCTATCGTGCTGGCTGCAGAGGGCTCCGCGTTTTGCGCCGGCGCCAACATCGACGACCTGCGTGACGGGTGGATGGAAGGCAAGGATCCCGATGAGGATCCTGCGTTGCTGTTCAGGCGGCTTTGGCAACTGGACCTACCTGTCATCGCTGCCGTCCACGGTCCGGCGCTCGGTGGCGGCATGGAGCTTCTCCTGGCCTGCGATCTGGCGGTGGCAAGCGACGCCGCATGGTTCGCGATGCCGGAACTCGGGCACGGCGTGATCCCAAATTCCGCGGTCGCGTTGCTGCCACGCACGGTGGGTTGGCGGCAAGCCATGGATCTGGTCCTGACACGCAGGCGGGTATCGGCTGTGGAGGCACAGGCGCTTGGATTGGTCAACCGTCTGGTTTCACCGGAAACTGTGCTCGAAGCCGCCTTGGAGCTTGCAGAAGACATCGTGGGAAAGGCACCTCCTGGTGCGCTGGCGGCGGCAAAGGCAAACCTGCGCGCCCATTCCCCGGTTGCCTGGGAGCGCGTGCTGGCATCACCGCTTGATGTGCCGCGCAGCGAGTGGCAAGAGGGGCTGAATGCCTTCACTGAGCGCCGACCCGCTTCGTTCGAGCGCTTCTGGGCCTCGATCGCAGAGCGCTCGGCAGCTGTGAATTCGAAAGAGGCCGGCACATGA
- a CDS encoding acyl-CoA thioesterase: protein MTDQPTTQAPRRTAAPVRGDFRFWTHEKLRNADTDQSRHVNNAVISTLFEAARMEIFAPPEIRALMDGGNLAIARLLVDFRKEVHFPGQVEIGSTVVAVGRTSVRIVQGLFAANGRDCHASAEAVCVIVSPETGAPWPIGAELRAHLLAGAPEGADA, encoded by the coding sequence ATGACTGACCAGCCCACCACGCAAGCACCTCGGCGAACGGCTGCGCCGGTGCGTGGCGACTTCCGCTTCTGGACGCATGAGAAGCTGCGCAACGCCGACACCGACCAGTCCCGCCACGTGAACAACGCGGTGATCTCCACGCTCTTCGAAGCGGCGCGCATGGAGATATTCGCGCCGCCAGAAATTCGCGCGCTGATGGACGGCGGCAACCTCGCCATAGCGCGCCTGTTGGTCGACTTTCGCAAGGAGGTCCACTTTCCGGGACAGGTGGAGATCGGCAGCACCGTTGTCGCCGTCGGCAGGACCTCGGTGCGCATTGTGCAGGGTCTATTCGCTGCGAATGGCCGAGACTGCCATGCCTCTGCGGAGGCGGTCTGCGTCATCGTGAGTCCGGAGACCGGCGCACCGTGGCCTATTGGAGCGGAATTGAGAGCGCACCTGCTTGCGGGCGCGCCCGAAGGAGCCGATGCATGA
- a CDS encoding citryl-CoA lyase: MKNGEVKSDIAWASPTQVVVHGLDLCEEIVGKVDFGQMAFLQLFARLPDERELRMFNAMMVILVEHGITPSSLATRMTYCGAPESVQAAVAAGLLGLGSVFVGSLDNAARLLQESLPDGGKGGDEIDVEAKAREIVTGYRARKEILPGIGHPFHKPIDPRTPALFKVAKETGYYGPHVRLMEALGAEATRQANRPLPVNVTGAMAAVASEMGIPWKICRGLAVSARAVGLVGHILEEMRQPMAEPLYLRVEHEATAHMHPSNP, encoded by the coding sequence ATGAAAAATGGTGAAGTGAAATCGGACATCGCATGGGCCAGCCCGACCCAGGTGGTGGTGCACGGCCTGGACCTGTGCGAAGAGATTGTCGGCAAGGTGGACTTCGGGCAGATGGCGTTCCTGCAGTTGTTCGCGCGGCTTCCCGACGAGCGCGAACTTCGTATGTTCAACGCAATGATGGTGATTCTGGTCGAGCACGGCATCACGCCGTCGTCGCTCGCCACCCGTATGACGTATTGCGGCGCGCCCGAGTCGGTGCAGGCCGCGGTGGCGGCGGGCTTGCTCGGCCTGGGCTCGGTGTTCGTGGGCTCGCTCGACAACGCCGCCCGGCTGCTGCAGGAGTCCCTGCCCGATGGCGGCAAGGGCGGCGATGAAATCGATGTGGAAGCCAAGGCCCGGGAAATCGTCACGGGTTATCGGGCCCGCAAGGAAATCTTGCCGGGCATCGGCCATCCGTTCCACAAGCCAATCGATCCGCGCACTCCGGCGCTCTTCAAGGTCGCGAAGGAAACCGGGTACTACGGCCCGCATGTGCGGCTCATGGAAGCGCTCGGCGCCGAAGCCACGCGCCAGGCCAATCGTCCACTGCCGGTCAACGTGACCGGTGCGATGGCGGCGGTCGCCTCCGAGATGGGAATACCCTGGAAGATCTGCCGCGGCTTGGCCGTGTCGGCGCGCGCCGTCGGTCTGGTCGGCCACATCCTGGAGGAGATGCGCCAGCCGATGGCGGAACCGCTTTATCTGCGCGTCGAGCACGAGGCGACGGCGCACATGCATCCCTCGAATCCCTGA
- a CDS encoding AMP-binding protein, translated as MAFDILDQHPAELPAFHAAGQTATRAELKLAGQRAAAFLNELGLRRGDTVAVWIPDGAIWLQLLFGAAQLGVLMVPVSTRLKLSEAQHIVGTAAARVLVVPEKFLDFDYAGAGRTMQASLAALAHVIEVPAEGGFQWLACEPHREISGRDADALCTFSTSGTTGKPKLAVHTQGGLAAHARNAGQVTEIRPGDTMLCALPLYGVLGFVSAVAALAAGGTCVFLPVFKADAAAAAIERHGVTHFYASDGMFDMVFGAQGSFATWRRGGFAEFAGLGAKVIDQAWSRWGLRLSGIYGMSECLALMAIRDTAGDARERGMAGGTPISPEMRFRIVDPGTGLPKEDGEQGELQLRGYNVMKGYLNNAASTADAFTSDGWLKTGDLAYAKGNEFFYLARLKDSLRLKGYLVDPTEVEDFLCSHPGVEAAQVVGVHQDGEGDVAVAFVRPSAQPAAESELLAYCKGGIAGFKVPRRIVPIDEFPQSNGPNGVKILKNVLREMAKPYLESSPSSTAQ; from the coding sequence ATGGCCTTTGACATCCTCGACCAGCACCCCGCGGAATTGCCCGCGTTCCACGCCGCCGGGCAGACGGCCACGCGGGCCGAACTGAAATTGGCGGGGCAGCGTGCGGCTGCGTTCCTGAACGAACTCGGCTTGCGCCGGGGCGACACTGTGGCCGTCTGGATTCCCGATGGCGCGATCTGGCTGCAGCTGCTGTTTGGCGCTGCGCAGCTCGGGGTGTTGATGGTTCCGGTCAGCACGCGGCTCAAGCTGTCGGAGGCGCAGCACATTGTCGGCACTGCCGCGGCGCGCGTACTCGTCGTTCCCGAGAAGTTTCTGGACTTCGACTACGCGGGTGCAGGGCGGACCATGCAGGCTTCGCTTGCCGCACTCGCTCATGTGATCGAGGTGCCTGCGGAAGGCGGCTTCCAATGGCTGGCCTGCGAGCCGCATCGCGAAATTTCCGGCCGGGATGCCGATGCGCTGTGCACCTTCAGCACCTCCGGCACCACGGGCAAGCCCAAATTGGCGGTGCATACCCAGGGTGGTCTCGCCGCGCATGCTCGCAACGCCGGCCAGGTGACGGAGATCCGTCCCGGCGACACGATGCTCTGTGCGCTGCCGCTGTATGGCGTGCTCGGTTTCGTCTCGGCTGTCGCGGCCCTCGCTGCCGGAGGCACCTGCGTGTTCCTTCCTGTCTTCAAGGCGGATGCCGCCGCAGCCGCCATCGAGCGTCACGGTGTGACGCACTTCTATGCATCCGACGGCATGTTCGACATGGTCTTCGGAGCGCAGGGCTCGTTTGCGACCTGGCGCCGCGGCGGCTTCGCCGAGTTCGCCGGCCTCGGCGCCAAAGTCATCGATCAGGCCTGGAGCCGTTGGGGTCTGCGGTTGAGCGGCATCTACGGTATGTCGGAATGTCTGGCCTTGATGGCCATTCGCGATACGGCCGGTGATGCGCGCGAGCGCGGTATGGCCGGCGGCACGCCGATCTCGCCGGAGATGCGCTTTCGCATCGTCGATCCGGGCACCGGCCTGCCCAAGGAAGACGGCGAGCAGGGCGAGCTGCAACTGCGTGGCTACAACGTCATGAAGGGCTACCTGAACAACGCCGCTTCCACGGCCGATGCGTTCACCTCCGACGGCTGGCTCAAGACCGGCGATCTCGCCTATGCGAAGGGCAACGAGTTCTTCTACCTCGCGCGGCTCAAGGACAGCCTCCGCCTGAAGGGCTACCTGGTCGATCCCACGGAGGTTGAGGACTTTCTCTGCAGCCACCCCGGCGTCGAGGCCGCGCAGGTCGTGGGCGTCCACCAGGACGGCGAGGGAGACGTGGCCGTGGCTTTTGTGCGGCCGTCGGCGCAGCCCGCTGCGGAGTCGGAATTGCTCGCCTACTGCAAGGGCGGCATCGCAGGCTTCAAGGTCCCACGACGCATCGTGCCGATCGACGAGTTTCCGCAATCGAACGGGCCCAACGGGGTCAAGATTTTGAAGAACGTCTTGCGCGAGATGGCCAAACCCTATCTCGAATCCTCGCCTTCCTCAACAGCTCAATAG
- a CDS encoding acyl-CoA dehydrogenase family protein encodes MKKTSDTELSLIRETARRFVRQRLIPLEQQIENDDDVSLDLLAQLRSEVAALGLYGFNLPDSVGGPGLPAAAKVAILEELTYTSVPLSEVFGHLPLQLSQVSSAQRESFLPDVLSGKKTITYALTEPNAGSDLGGLRTRAVKVDGGWVLTGSKHFISHAETADYVIVLAVTNPDAPLKSKLGTFIVRSGNPGVVGMTRYKKMGWRGYHLNGFSLEECFVPDADVLGAPDEGFLGMMQSINQDRLLSASRSLGLSSRAQQMACEYAVERKAFGASLSQHQAIQFMIADNDVDLEAARLLIHSAADAIEAQDPQARIAASRAKLFASEMGCRVTDRVLQIFGAMGYMCELPIERFYRDARAFRIGEGTSEMQRLQIARAALAG; translated from the coding sequence ATGAAAAAAACCTCTGACACCGAACTCTCCTTGATCCGTGAAACAGCTAGACGATTCGTGAGACAGCGTCTCATCCCGCTTGAGCAGCAGATCGAAAACGATGATGATGTTAGCCTCGATCTGCTGGCGCAGCTCCGAAGCGAGGTCGCGGCATTGGGCTTGTATGGATTCAACCTGCCGGACAGCGTGGGTGGGCCTGGATTGCCGGCCGCGGCAAAGGTCGCCATCCTGGAGGAGTTGACCTACACCTCCGTCCCCCTCAGTGAGGTTTTTGGGCATTTGCCTCTGCAGCTGAGTCAGGTCAGCAGCGCGCAACGTGAGTCGTTTCTGCCGGATGTTCTTTCCGGCAAGAAGACCATCACCTATGCGTTGACGGAGCCCAATGCCGGCTCCGACCTCGGGGGGCTGCGGACCCGCGCAGTGAAGGTTGATGGCGGCTGGGTACTAACGGGTAGCAAGCACTTCATCTCCCACGCCGAAACCGCGGACTACGTCATCGTCCTGGCGGTGACGAATCCGGACGCGCCATTGAAGTCGAAGCTCGGAACGTTCATCGTGCGCAGCGGCAATCCGGGCGTGGTCGGCATGACCCGATACAAAAAGATGGGGTGGCGCGGCTATCACCTCAACGGCTTCTCGCTGGAGGAGTGTTTTGTGCCTGATGCCGACGTGCTGGGAGCTCCCGATGAGGGCTTTCTCGGAATGATGCAGTCGATCAATCAGGATCGCTTGCTGTCGGCGAGTCGTTCCCTTGGGCTGTCGAGTCGTGCACAGCAGATGGCATGCGAGTACGCGGTGGAACGCAAGGCATTCGGCGCCAGTCTTTCCCAGCATCAGGCGATTCAATTCATGATCGCGGACAACGATGTCGATTTGGAAGCCGCGCGGCTTTTGATCCACAGCGCGGCGGACGCCATCGAGGCGCAAGACCCGCAGGCGCGGATCGCGGCGTCCCGCGCAAAACTCTTTGCCAGCGAAATGGGCTGCCGCGTCACTGACCGGGTGCTGCAGATCTTCGGCGCGATGGGCTACATGTGCGAGCTGCCCATCGAACGCTTCTACCGCGACGCGCGCGCATTCCGCATCGGCGAAGGTACCTCCGAGATGCAGCGTCTGCAGATTGCCCGCGCGGCGCTGGCTGGGTGA